One Paroedura picta isolate Pp20150507F chromosome 3, Ppicta_v3.0, whole genome shotgun sequence genomic window carries:
- the LMOD3 gene encoding leiomodin-3, with protein MSEFSQNSDQEEICSEELDEDEILANLSPEELRELQSEMDVMAPDPQVPVGMIQRDQTEKTPTGNFDHRSLVDYLYWQKEAKRMHEDERVPVTLLPSERLTGERAEENVADFDSKSGMANGTTDAERNEDYGNEQSTELDTGKINGDMRGYKENEEEEEEEEEEEEEEDNEEEEEDEDEVEDEEEEEEEENKENGNNKEDLGTKKLYDEDDSRSTESKETPEKEENSEKKASKLNIPQKLALDTSFIKLSARPSGNQTNLDESLRKVRKNDPNMMELNLNNIENIPKEMLVDFVNAMKKNKHIKTFSLANVGADDNVAFALANMLRENRSITTLNIESNFISGKGIVAIMRCLQYNEKLTELRFHNQRSMLGHQAEMEIARLLKANPTLLKIGYHFELPGPRMVVTNLLSRNLDKQRQKRIEEQKQQQLKEQREIIAMLENGLGLPPGMWEMLGGPMPSSVVPPTMQPPKPPAPSVTRKKEPVRKPNPEQERSDEPPSFKIVKLKRTQRKPTIEQYVEPAEKTNLKDVIKTLKPIPRRRPPPLVEETPRDKLLSDIRQSNVAYLKPVPVPKELE; from the exons atgtCTGAATTCAGCCAAAACTCTGATCAAGAAGAGATCTGTTCTGAGGAGTTAGACGAAGACGAAATCTTAGCAAACCTGTCCCCGGAAGAATTGAGGGAACTACAGAGTGAAATGGATGTCATGGCTCCAGACCCTCAAGTGCCAGTTGGAATGATACAGCGAGATCAGACCGAAAAAACTCCAACAGGAAATTTTGATCACCGATCTCTTGTTGACTACCTGTATTGGCAGAAGGAAGCAAAGCGAATGCATGAGGATGAAAGGGTCCCCGTCACTCTTTTACCATCTGAG AGATTGACTGGAGAGAGGGCTGAAGAAAATGTAGCAGATTTTGACAGCAAGAGTGGAATGGCCAATGGCACCACAGATGCAGAAAGAAATGAAGACTATGGAAATGAACAGTCCACTGAATTGGACACAGGGAAAATAAATGGAGACATGAGAGGCTATAAGgagaatgaagaggaggaggaggaggaagaggaggaggaagaagaggaagataatgaagaagaagaggaagatgaggatGAGGTAGaagatgaggaggaagaagaggaagaagaaaataaagagaaTGGAAACAATAAGGAAGACCTGGGAACAAAGAAACTATATGACGAAGATGATAGCAGAAGCACTGAATCAAAGGAAACtcctgaaaaagaagaaaacagtgaaAAGAAAGCATCAAAATTAAATATTCCTCAAAAATTAGCTCTAGATACTAGTTTCATAAAATTGAGTGCAAGGCCTTCAGGAAATCAAACTAATTTAGATGAGAGCCTGAGAAAAGTCCGCAAGAATGACCCAAACATGATGGAACTCAACTTGAACAATATTGAGAACATCCCTAAGGAAATGCTGGTAGACTTTGTCAATGCCATGAAAAAGAACAAGCACATAAAAACATTTAGTTTAGCCAACGTGGGGGCTGATGACAATGTGGCTTTTGCCTTAGCCAACATGCTGCGCGAAAATAGGAGCATCACCACTTTGAACATCGAGTCCAATTTCATCTCTGGCAAAGGGATAGTGGCCATTATGAGGTGCTTGCAGTACAACGAGAAGCTGACGGAGCTACGTTTTCACAACCAGAGAAGTATGCTGGGCCACCAAGCAGAAATGGAAATTGCAAGACTCTTGAAAGCAAACCCGACATTACTGAAGATCGGCTATCATTTTGAACTCCCCGGTCCAAGGATGGTGGTTACCAACCTACTCAGCAGAAACCTTGATAAACAGAGACAAAAAAGAATAGAGGAACAAAAGCAGCAACAGctgaaggagcagagggagatcATAGCCATGCTAGAGAATGGACTTGGGTTGCCTCCTGGGATGTGGGAGATGCTTGGTGGGCCCATGCCTTCCTCAGTGGTGCCTCCAACCATGCAGCCTCCGAAGCCACCAGCCCCATCTGTTACTCGGAAGAAAGAACCCGTAAGGAAGCCAAACCCTGAACAAGAAAGGAGCGATGAGCCGCCCTCTTTCAAAATTGTGAAACTCAAGAGAACCCAGCGCAAACCCACTATAGAACAATATGTGGAGCCAGCTGAAAAAACCAATCTGAAAGACGTGATCAAGACACTTAAACCTATTCCGAGAAGGCGGCCACCTCCTCTGGTAGAAGAAACCCCTCGAGATAAGCTGCTGAGTGATATCCGTCAGAGCAACGTAGCTTATCTCAAACCG GTGCCTGTTCCCAAAGAGCTGGAGTAA